In one Niallia taxi genomic region, the following are encoded:
- a CDS encoding SpoVR family protein, whose amino-acid sequence MNEVEQKELQYAIEEITEIATGFGLDFYPMRYEICPADIIYTFGAYGMPTRYSHWSFGKQFHKMKLHYDLGLSKIYELVINSNPCYAFLLDSNSLINNKLIVAHVLAHCDFFKNNVRFQNTKREMVESMAATADRIRQYEILYGKHEVETFLDAVLAIDEHIDPSLMRPKLAWTMDDVEYEEVEETIGTPYDDLWGLDSRNKPKQEKKKVIKKFPPQPEKDLLLFIESFSRELTEWQRDILTMMREEMLYFWPQLETKIMNEGWASYWHQRIVRELDLTSSEAIEFAKLNAGVVQPSKTGINPYYLGLKIFEDIEDRYNNPTDEMKKRGIKPNSGREKMFEVREIESDISFLRNYLTKDLVTREDMYLFQKQGREYKVVDKGWEQVRDQLVSMRVNGGFPYITVNDGDYLKNGELYLKHGFEGIELDLKYLEKVLPYIHQLWGRNVHMETVVEDKNILYTYDGKALHRKYL is encoded by the coding sequence ATGAATGAAGTAGAGCAGAAAGAACTTCAATATGCCATCGAAGAAATCACAGAAATCGCTACTGGCTTTGGATTGGACTTCTACCCGATGAGGTATGAAATTTGTCCTGCAGATATCATTTACACATTCGGCGCCTACGGCATGCCTACACGTTATTCCCATTGGAGCTTTGGCAAGCAATTTCATAAGATGAAGCTTCATTATGATTTAGGCTTGTCTAAAATATATGAGCTTGTCATCAATTCAAATCCTTGCTATGCCTTTTTGCTCGACAGCAATTCACTTATCAATAATAAGCTGATTGTTGCCCATGTATTGGCCCATTGTGATTTTTTCAAGAATAACGTCCGCTTCCAAAATACTAAAAGAGAAATGGTAGAAAGTATGGCTGCTACTGCCGACCGCATACGTCAATATGAGATTTTGTACGGCAAGCATGAAGTGGAAACATTTCTAGATGCAGTTCTTGCCATTGACGAGCATATTGATCCAAGCTTAATGAGACCGAAGCTTGCTTGGACGATGGACGATGTGGAATATGAGGAAGTGGAAGAAACAATCGGAACACCGTATGATGATTTATGGGGTTTAGATTCCCGCAATAAACCGAAGCAGGAAAAAAAGAAAGTTATAAAAAAATTCCCGCCACAGCCGGAAAAGGATCTCTTACTGTTTATTGAAAGCTTCAGCAGGGAGCTGACAGAATGGCAGCGGGATATTTTAACAATGATGAGAGAAGAAATGCTGTACTTCTGGCCGCAGCTTGAGACAAAAATCATGAACGAGGGCTGGGCGTCCTATTGGCATCAGCGGATAGTCAGAGAGCTTGATTTGACGAGTTCTGAGGCAATTGAGTTTGCCAAGCTGAACGCAGGTGTTGTACAGCCATCCAAAACTGGCATCAATCCTTATTATCTTGGTCTGAAGATATTTGAAGACATCGAAGACCGTTATAATAATCCGACAGATGAGATGAAAAAACGCGGCATTAAACCAAACTCTGGCAGAGAAAAAATGTTTGAGGTCAGAGAAATTGAATCAGATATCTCCTTTTTAAGGAACTATTTGACGAAGGATTTAGTAACAAGAGAAGATATGTACTTATTCCAAAAGCAAGGCAGAGAATACAAAGTTGTCGATAAAGGCTGGGAGCAGGTAAGGGATCAGCTTGTCAGCATGAGAGTTAATGGAGGATTCCCATATATTACGGTTAACGACGGCGACTATTTAAAAAACGGTGAGCTGTACTTAAAGCATGGATTTGAAGGCATTGAACTTGATTTAAAGTATTTAGAGAAGGTTCTTCCATATATCCATCAGCTTTGGGGCAGAAATGTTCATATGGAAACAGTAGTCGAGGATAAGAACATCCTGTATACGTATGACGGAAAAGCATTACATCGCAAATATTTGTAA
- a CDS encoding homoserine dehydrogenase, which yields MGETYTKRKIMITGYGTVAKEFVKMMMEQKERYRDSYGFYAEIVGIIGSKGMIYEEDGIDLVTLLSFGKGSQALGQYAQQKQISIQAPELKGDVLIECSPTNLETGEPALSYMKAAITKNMDIISVSKGALVQALPELKKLADSNGCRIKYSGATAAALPTLDIGEYSLAGSRITGIEGILNGTSNFILTSMSEDNLSFENALRLAQERGIAEANPALDVQGYDSACKILLLANGLFHKTWTLNDISIEGIEKVSKADMQFAKINGNDIKLVASARSIDGIIILQVKPEIITADNPLMNVKGTNKGILFHTEEMGTICCIGGASHPRGAAAAAIKDMLNLYRG from the coding sequence ATGGGTGAGACTTATACAAAACGCAAAATAATGATTACAGGCTACGGAACTGTAGCAAAAGAGTTCGTGAAAATGATGATGGAACAGAAGGAGCGGTATCGGGATTCATACGGTTTTTATGCAGAGATAGTAGGGATAATAGGATCAAAAGGTATGATTTATGAAGAGGATGGCATTGACTTAGTAACATTGCTTTCCTTCGGCAAAGGATCACAGGCTCTGGGGCAATATGCACAGCAAAAGCAGATCTCTATCCAAGCACCAGAGTTAAAAGGAGATGTGCTAATTGAATGCTCTCCAACCAACTTAGAAACCGGTGAACCGGCATTGTCCTATATGAAGGCTGCCATCACAAAGAATATGGATATTATTTCTGTTAGTAAGGGAGCGCTTGTACAGGCATTGCCAGAGCTAAAGAAGCTTGCTGATAGCAATGGCTGCCGTATTAAATACAGCGGAGCAACGGCAGCAGCACTTCCAACCCTCGATATCGGTGAATACAGTTTGGCAGGCAGCCGTATCACTGGAATTGAAGGCATATTGAATGGAACCTCCAACTTCATTTTGACAAGTATGTCGGAGGATAATCTCTCCTTTGAAAATGCGCTAAGGCTTGCACAAGAAAGAGGAATTGCAGAAGCCAACCCAGCATTAGATGTACAAGGCTACGATAGTGCCTGCAAAATCCTGTTACTGGCAAACGGCTTGTTCCATAAAACATGGACCTTGAACGATATTAGTATTGAAGGCATTGAAAAGGTCTCGAAGGCAGATATGCAATTTGCAAAAATTAACGGCAATGACATTAAACTTGTGGCGAGTGCAAGATCTATTGACGGCATAATAATACTTCAGGTAAAGCCTGAAATCATTACGGCAGATAATCCACTAATGAATGTGAAAGGTACAAACAAAGGAATTTTATTTCATACAGAGGAAATGGGGACAATTTGCTGTATAGGTGGGGCCTCCCACCCAAGAGGAGCTGCAGCTGCGGCGATTAAGGATATGCTGAATTTGTATCGTGGATAG
- a CDS encoding PTS lactose/cellobiose transporter subunit IIA has product MANMEETVFQIILHGGNGKSCAMEAIAAAKEGNFELAKQKMEEAAEALNDAHHIQTSLIQNEVRGNKIEVSLLMVHAQDHLMNAITLKDLAQEIIDLYELVKTPGGVQK; this is encoded by the coding sequence ATGGCTAATATGGAAGAAACAGTATTCCAAATTATCCTCCACGGAGGAAACGGAAAAAGCTGCGCAATGGAAGCAATTGCAGCTGCTAAAGAAGGAAACTTCGAGCTTGCTAAGCAGAAGATGGAGGAAGCTGCAGAAGCACTAAATGATGCCCACCATATCCAAACATCCCTTATTCAAAATGAAGTAAGAGGAAACAAAATTGAGGTATCCCTGTTGATGGTACATGCACAGGATCACTTAATGAATGCAATCACGCTTAAGGATTTAGCTCAAGAAATTATTGATTTATATGAACTTGTTAAAACTCCTGGAGGTGTCCAAAAATGA
- a CDS encoding PTS sugar transporter subunit IIB, with protein MNILLCCAAGMSTSLLVTKMEAAAKEQGIECKIWAESADAVKSHIDNADVLLLGPQVRYLLPQMKKLGAEKGIPVDSINMMHYGTCNGAEVLKSAINLVNN; from the coding sequence ATGAATATCTTATTATGCTGTGCTGCAGGAATGTCTACAAGTCTATTAGTAACAAAAATGGAAGCTGCTGCAAAGGAACAAGGAATTGAATGCAAAATCTGGGCTGAAAGCGCAGATGCAGTAAAAAGCCATATCGATAACGCAGATGTCCTTTTGCTTGGACCACAAGTTCGCTATTTGCTTCCACAAATGAAAAAACTTGGAGCAGAAAAAGGAATTCCAGTAGATTCTATCAACATGATGCATTACGGAACTTGCAATGGCGCAGAAGTATTGAAATCAGCTATCAACCTAGTTAACAACTAA
- the celB gene encoding PTS cellobiose transporter subunit IIC, producing MNKFLAFLEEKFMPFAAKLAAQRHLGALKDGIILAMPMIIIGSVFLILGYLPIPGYADFMARVFGDAWLTKISYPVDATFNMMGLIAAFGIAYRLAERYSLDAITAGVISLCAFLLATPFNVPFLAEGATESVAVTGAIPVAMMGSKGLFVAILIALFSTEVYRFIINKNMVIKMPDGVPPAVSKSFVALIPGFIVIAIIWVIRLVVEYFGINSIHDIVTLVLGKPLGLLGGSLIGSIIAYGLVMLLWSAGLHGTNIVGGVMNPIWLSNTDANKAAFQAGKELPEIFTAQFFEVFINIGGSGATFAFVLMMVLFARSRQMKDLGRLSIGPGAFMINEPVIFGTPVVMNPLLIIPFFLTPIITITVTYYAMKLGFVAKPAGIAIPWTTPPLIGGYLATGGKLSGAIMQLVNIGIAFVLYFPFFRTWDKQKLAEEKGTEFTKVS from the coding sequence ATGAATAAGTTCTTAGCCTTCTTAGAAGAAAAATTTATGCCTTTTGCAGCCAAATTGGCTGCTCAAAGGCACTTAGGTGCATTAAAAGACGGTATCATCTTGGCAATGCCAATGATTATCATCGGTTCAGTGTTCTTGATTCTAGGTTATCTACCAATTCCAGGTTATGCAGACTTTATGGCAAGAGTATTCGGAGATGCTTGGCTAACAAAAATCTCTTATCCAGTTGATGCTACATTCAATATGATGGGTCTGATTGCAGCATTCGGTATTGCTTACAGACTAGCTGAAAGATATTCACTAGATGCTATTACAGCAGGGGTTATCTCACTATGTGCTTTCCTTTTAGCAACACCATTTAATGTTCCTTTCTTAGCAGAAGGTGCAACAGAATCAGTAGCAGTAACAGGCGCTATCCCAGTAGCAATGATGGGAAGCAAAGGATTGTTCGTAGCAATCTTAATCGCATTGTTCTCAACAGAGGTTTACCGCTTTATTATTAACAAAAACATGGTAATTAAAATGCCTGACGGAGTTCCACCAGCAGTAAGTAAATCATTTGTTGCTTTAATTCCGGGCTTTATTGTAATCGCTATCATTTGGGTAATTCGTTTAGTTGTAGAATATTTCGGTATCAACAGTATACATGATATTGTAACACTAGTACTTGGCAAACCGCTTGGCTTATTAGGTGGATCACTTATCGGTTCTATTATCGCATATGGATTGGTAATGTTGTTATGGTCTGCAGGTCTACACGGTACAAACATCGTTGGTGGGGTAATGAACCCAATCTGGCTGTCTAACACAGATGCTAACAAAGCTGCTTTCCAAGCAGGAAAAGAGCTTCCAGAGATTTTCACAGCACAATTCTTTGAAGTATTCATCAATATCGGTGGATCTGGAGCAACATTCGCATTCGTTCTTATGATGGTATTGTTTGCACGAAGCAGACAAATGAAGGATTTAGGCCGATTATCAATCGGACCGGGAGCATTTATGATTAACGAACCAGTTATTTTCGGTACACCAGTCGTAATGAACCCATTATTGATCATCCCGTTCTTCTTAACACCAATTATTACAATCACAGTGACATACTATGCAATGAAACTTGGCTTTGTGGCAAAACCAGCAGGAATTGCAATCCCTTGGACTACACCGCCGCTAATCGGTGGATACTTGGCAACAGGCGGAAAGCTTTCCGGTGCAATAATGCAGCTTGTTAACATCGGTATTGCGTTTGTACTTTACTTCCCATTCTTCAGAACTTGGGATAAACAAAAATTAGCAGAAGAAAAAGGTACAGAATTCACAAAAGTAAGCTAA
- the dcuS gene encoding DcuS/MalK family sensor histidine kinase: MRKRWSLFATIMTLISAVVIFSLLMTDILISNLLNDHTKNSLEEKALMIARVMAKTELVRDALEGDEAALNKIQAYTSDIQEQNGVEFIVILNMDGIRLTHPDVRKIGKKFQGGDETEAMSGEEHTSTSEGTLGKSLRALTPIFSDDGTQIGVAAVGISLAKVNEVMSEGKWIIVYGSLLGLIAGIVGAYILASYIKRVMFNLEPAAIAKLLQERSAVINSVREGIIAVDMQGNITLVNQSAIDYLQKLGLNTNPIGLPISSYIPSKGLDRVLAKGEEQLDEELTINGTTILVNRVPVKVDKKIVGALSTFRDKTEIKKLSDQLSGVKTYAEALRAQSHEFMNRMQVIIGMLHMKNYDRLKEYLDDIVDQQSGDISAITSNIKDPVIAGLLLGKLSYAREKGAVLNISIMTVVPELTAAVSYEIITILGNLLDNALDAVENSSTKEIELKFAKTGGMIEMIVKDTGKGITKEEEDYIFEKGISSKGENRGYGLYLVSESLRKLNGKIELESVPDVGTTFKASIPYVKEENGR; encoded by the coding sequence ATGAGAAAAAGATGGAGCCTGTTCGCTACCATTATGACACTTATCAGTGCTGTCGTCATTTTCTCTCTACTGATGACAGATATATTGATAAGCAATCTGCTGAATGATCATACCAAAAACAGCCTTGAGGAAAAGGCATTAATGATAGCCAGAGTTATGGCAAAAACAGAGCTTGTGAGGGATGCTCTTGAAGGAGACGAAGCTGCTCTTAATAAGATCCAAGCTTATACAAGTGACATACAGGAGCAAAATGGAGTAGAATTTATCGTAATTCTAAATATGGACGGAATACGCTTAACACATCCAGATGTCCGGAAAATAGGTAAGAAGTTTCAAGGCGGTGACGAGACTGAGGCAATGTCAGGAGAAGAGCACACAAGCACTTCAGAAGGAACCTTAGGAAAGTCTTTACGGGCGCTTACCCCGATTTTTTCAGATGATGGAACACAGATTGGCGTAGCAGCAGTTGGAATTTCGCTTGCGAAGGTAAATGAAGTAATGTCTGAAGGCAAATGGATTATTGTATATGGATCATTGCTTGGGTTAATCGCAGGCATTGTTGGTGCTTACATACTGGCGAGCTATATTAAAAGAGTGATGTTTAACCTTGAACCAGCCGCTATTGCCAAGCTGCTTCAAGAAAGAAGCGCGGTCATTAATTCTGTCAGAGAGGGCATTATAGCAGTAGATATGCAAGGGAATATTACGCTTGTCAACCAGTCTGCCATCGATTATTTACAAAAGCTTGGTTTGAATACAAATCCAATCGGTTTACCAATAAGCAGTTATATTCCTTCCAAAGGACTTGATCGCGTTTTGGCAAAAGGAGAGGAGCAGCTTGATGAAGAGCTGACGATAAATGGCACAACAATTCTTGTTAACAGGGTGCCAGTTAAAGTCGATAAAAAAATAGTCGGAGCATTGTCTACTTTTAGGGATAAGACCGAAATAAAGAAATTATCTGATCAGCTTTCAGGTGTAAAAACATATGCAGAAGCATTACGGGCACAATCCCATGAATTTATGAATCGTATGCAAGTTATCATCGGCATGCTTCATATGAAAAATTACGACAGACTCAAGGAATATCTTGATGATATTGTCGACCAGCAAAGCGGAGATATATCTGCGATTACAAGTAATATTAAAGATCCTGTTATAGCAGGACTTCTTCTCGGGAAGCTAAGCTATGCAAGGGAAAAGGGAGCAGTTTTGAATATTAGTATTATGACAGTTGTTCCTGAATTAACCGCGGCAGTTTCATACGAAATTATTACGATACTAGGCAACTTATTGGATAATGCTTTAGATGCAGTTGAAAACAGTTCAACAAAAGAAATTGAATTAAAGTTTGCTAAGACCGGTGGAATGATTGAAATGATTGTAAAGGATACAGGTAAAGGGATAACAAAAGAGGAAGAGGACTATATCTTTGAAAAGGGCATTTCCTCTAAGGGAGAGAACCGTGGCTACGGACTTTATTTGGTCAGTGAAAGCTTGCGAAAGCTGAACGGAAAGATAGAGTTGGAAAGTGTTCCAGATGTAGGTACGACATTTAAAGCAAGTATCCCATATGTAAAGGAGGAAAACGGAAGGTGA
- a CDS encoding response regulator, whose product MISVLIVEDDPMVAEFNKQFLQELNGFKIGGVANNVDDAIEIIKRESIDLVLLDVFMPGKSGLEFLSYIRELNENMDVILITAASDMDHIQAALRLGAVDYIIKPFKFERFKESLMNYVQKKEFMKEQTKVSQSILDEQILNRDQKGARAELPKGLTKETLKIVWEAIELQHEQEFTTDIIADETKISRVSVRKYLNFLNEQDIIKVRLTYGSIGRPVNVYYTNPKRIGWLEQFL is encoded by the coding sequence GTGATTTCGGTATTGATTGTAGAAGACGATCCAATGGTGGCTGAATTTAACAAACAGTTCCTGCAAGAGCTGAATGGCTTTAAAATCGGCGGTGTTGCCAACAATGTGGATGATGCGATAGAGATAATAAAGAGGGAAAGCATCGATTTAGTACTACTTGATGTGTTTATGCCTGGAAAAAGCGGATTGGAGTTTCTTTCCTACATACGGGAACTGAACGAAAACATGGATGTCATCCTCATAACAGCCGCATCTGACATGGACCATATACAAGCAGCGCTTCGCTTAGGAGCGGTCGATTATATCATTAAACCATTTAAATTCGAGCGTTTTAAGGAATCATTGATGAATTACGTCCAAAAGAAGGAATTTATGAAAGAGCAAACGAAGGTCAGCCAAAGTATATTGGATGAGCAAATTCTTAACCGTGACCAAAAGGGTGCAAGAGCAGAATTGCCGAAAGGTTTAACAAAAGAAACATTGAAGATTGTCTGGGAAGCAATCGAACTACAGCACGAGCAAGAGTTCACAACAGACATCATCGCAGACGAAACAAAGATATCAAGAGTTTCAGTAAGAAAATACCTCAACTTTCTTAACGAGCAGGATATCATTAAAGTAAGACTGACATATGGAAGCATCGGCAGACCAGTTAACGTTTATTATACGAACCCAAAAAGGATTGGCTGGCTTGAGCAGTTTTTGTGA
- a CDS encoding thiol-disulfide oxidoreductase DCC family protein, translating to MKSYTAHVRVIEKARNAGGKVKAVILFDGVCNLCNGAVQFIIKRDPDAYFSFAPLQEEKGQQLLRPFNKELSMNSVILIENGRLYEKSAAALQICRHLRGAWKLLYVFKIIPSFLRDPLYNYVARNRYKWFGKKEHCMLPTKDTRKRFL from the coding sequence ATGAAATCTTATACAGCACATGTTAGAGTAATAGAAAAAGCTAGAAACGCGGGTGGTAAAGTGAAAGCAGTCATATTATTTGATGGTGTCTGCAATCTTTGCAATGGTGCCGTACAATTTATTATAAAAAGGGATCCTGACGCTTATTTTTCCTTTGCTCCGTTGCAGGAGGAAAAGGGTCAGCAGCTTCTCCGTCCATTCAATAAGGAATTATCGATGAATAGTGTTATTCTTATTGAAAATGGCAGACTTTATGAAAAGTCAGCTGCTGCTCTGCAAATTTGCCGCCATTTACGCGGGGCCTGGAAGCTTCTATATGTCTTTAAAATTATCCCTTCATTCCTAAGAGATCCTCTCTATAATTATGTCGCTAGAAATAGATATAAATGGTTTGGCAAAAAAGAGCATTGTATGCTGCCGACGAAGGATACGAGAAAGCGGTTTTTGTAA
- a CDS encoding penicillin-binding transpeptidase domain-containing protein: MKKLFWLLPMILIAILAGCNNDKPTPDERLSQYIKLWNDQKFDEMYDYLSSDAKKSVSKEDYVSRYEKLYSDLEITDLDVSYKKLSDDQKDDNKKKESAEIPFTAKMNSMAGEISFDKDAKLVKEERDKEDNWYIDWDTTYIFADLGADDKVSLETVPAERGAIMDVHENPLAMNGIIYQVGLVPEQMENETTEVEKLAKLLDIKKETIEKALSADWVQPNLFVPIKKLATGDQAYLEKLFALPGVQKQDVAGRIYPYGEAAAHLIGYIGNITAEELEKQKGKGYTGSDVIGKRGLEQVYEEKLRGANGATISIKKSDGTSVTLADKEVKNGENIILTIDGDLQKKIYDEMDGEAGAAAAINPTTGETMALVSSPSYDPNKVVAGLTTSEQEDYNNNKLEPFTNRFKNTYAPGSVLKPIVAAAALTEGVITPEQERKITTKQWQKDKSWGNYYVTRVHTSSAPVNLADALLYSDNIYFAQTALDLGKDKYTTELKKFGFEEDFDFAYPITKATIGKLDSDILLADSGYGQGQVQTSVIQLATAYTPFVNGGNLIKPVLLQDDKKGTVWKEGVMSSSTANTISDDLQQVIDNPSGTARAGKISGMTLAGKTGTAELKAKQGEKGTENGWYVTYDKKDKDILIAMMIEGVQDKGGSSHVVKKVKNILED; this comes from the coding sequence ATGAAGAAACTATTTTGGCTTTTGCCGATGATTCTGATTGCGATATTGGCTGGATGTAATAATGATAAGCCTACCCCAGATGAGAGGCTTTCCCAATACATAAAGCTTTGGAATGATCAGAAGTTCGATGAGATGTACGACTATCTGTCTTCCGATGCGAAGAAGTCAGTTTCAAAGGAAGATTATGTATCCCGCTATGAAAAGCTATACAGTGATTTGGAGATTACAGACTTAGATGTTTCCTATAAAAAGCTGTCAGACGATCAAAAGGATGACAATAAGAAAAAAGAGTCTGCAGAAATTCCTTTCACTGCAAAGATGAATAGCATGGCAGGTGAGATTAGCTTTGACAAAGATGCGAAGCTTGTTAAAGAGGAACGAGACAAGGAAGACAACTGGTATATTGATTGGGATACAACGTATATCTTTGCCGATTTAGGCGCAGATGACAAAGTATCTTTAGAGACGGTTCCGGCAGAGCGCGGAGCTATTATGGATGTTCATGAAAACCCATTGGCGATGAATGGCATCATTTATCAAGTCGGCCTTGTACCAGAGCAAATGGAGAATGAAACAACAGAAGTAGAGAAATTAGCGAAATTGCTTGATATTAAAAAAGAAACAATAGAAAAGGCGTTAAGTGCAGATTGGGTACAACCTAACCTGTTTGTGCCAATTAAGAAATTAGCAACAGGCGATCAAGCTTATCTTGAAAAGCTGTTTGCCCTTCCAGGTGTACAGAAGCAGGATGTTGCCGGAAGAATTTATCCTTATGGTGAAGCTGCGGCCCACTTAATTGGTTATATTGGCAACATTACTGCTGAAGAGCTGGAAAAGCAAAAAGGCAAAGGATATACTGGCTCTGACGTTATTGGAAAAAGAGGCTTGGAGCAAGTCTATGAAGAAAAACTAAGAGGCGCAAACGGCGCAACAATATCAATTAAGAAATCAGATGGCACGTCAGTAACCTTGGCAGATAAAGAAGTTAAAAATGGAGAAAACATCATACTGACAATTGATGGGGATCTCCAAAAGAAAATATATGATGAAATGGATGGAGAGGCAGGAGCAGCAGCTGCCATAAATCCGACAACAGGTGAAACGATGGCTCTTGTCAGCAGCCCTTCCTATGATCCAAACAAGGTTGTCGCAGGTCTAACGACATCAGAGCAAGAGGACTATAACAACAATAAACTGGAGCCTTTCACAAATCGCTTTAAAAATACTTATGCTCCAGGCTCTGTGCTGAAGCCGATTGTCGCAGCAGCTGCATTGACAGAAGGTGTTATCACACCAGAGCAAGAGCGGAAGATTACAACAAAGCAATGGCAAAAGGATAAATCTTGGGGCAATTATTATGTAACAAGAGTGCATACTAGCAGTGCACCAGTTAATCTGGCAGATGCCCTGCTTTACAGTGACAACATATACTTTGCGCAGACAGCATTGGATTTGGGCAAGGATAAATATACGACAGAGCTGAAGAAATTTGGTTTTGAAGAGGATTTCGACTTTGCTTACCCTATTACAAAGGCAACAATTGGTAAGCTTGACAGTGATATTCTCTTAGCTGATTCAGGCTATGGCCAAGGCCAAGTCCAAACAAGTGTTATTCAGCTTGCTACAGCATATACACCATTTGTTAACGGCGGCAATCTGATTAAACCTGTGCTTCTCCAGGATGACAAGAAGGGGACTGTTTGGAAAGAGGGGGTTATGAGCAGCAGCACTGCTAATACCATTTCCGATGATTTACAGCAGGTCATTGACAATCCAAGCGGAACTGCCCGTGCCGGCAAAATCAGCGGTATGACACTTGCTGGAAAAACAGGTACAGCAGAGCTGAAGGCAAAGCAAGGTGAAAAGGGTACAGAAAACGGCTGGTATGTGACATATGATAAGAAGGATAAAGATATTCTTATTGCCATGATGATTGAAGGTGTCCAAGACAAGGGCGGCTCAAGCCATGTCGTGAAAAAAGTGAAAAATATTCTCGAAGATTAG
- a CDS encoding aspartyl-phosphate phosphatase Spo0E family protein, with the protein MIAKKDNKESMSELLQDIESLKLELIKAGSDRGLNDPGTLRISEQLDTYIVRYQRMAAQKSAL; encoded by the coding sequence ATGATAGCGAAAAAAGATAATAAGGAGAGTATGAGCGAGCTGCTGCAAGATATTGAATCTTTAAAGCTAGAACTGATTAAAGCAGGAAGTGATAGAGGTCTTAATGATCCTGGTACACTTCGGATCAGTGAACAGCTTGATACTTACATTGTCAGATATCAGAGAATGGCTGCCCAAAAATCCGCCCTGTAA